The DNA sequence AGATCTTCCTCATGGCTGCCGTGGCGGCCTTGTGCATCGGCTTATCCAAAAGTGGGCTTTCAGGCACGGCCACCCTGAATGTGGTGCTGATGGCGCAGGCCTTCGGGGCCAAAGCCTCCGTGGGGCTGGTGCTGCCCCTGCTCATCGTGGCAGATTTCATGGGCTTTTACCTGAACCGTCACGGTGGTAGCTGGCGGCGGGTTCTGCCCATGGCCCCACCGGCCATTGCGGGTGTCATCGCCGGGTACTTCCTCCTTGGGGAAATTGATAACGTCTCCGCCCGCACCGTCATCGGCTGGCTCATCATCGGCCTGCTGGGATTCAAGCTGCTGCTGGATGCCAGCAAAGGCGCTCTTGAGATCCTCACCGGTCACCCTATTTTTTCCTGGGCCATGGGCCTATGCGCAGGCATCACCACCAT is a window from the Prosthecobacter dejongeii genome containing:
- a CDS encoding sulfite exporter TauE/SafE family protein; this translates as MSIPDWLQQNTLFTADPQIFLMAAVAALCIGLSKSGLSGTATLNVVLMAQAFGAKASVGLVLPLLIVADFMGFYLNRHGGSWRRVLPMAPPAIAGVIAGYFLLGEIDNVSARTVIGWLIIGLLGFKLLLDASKGALEILTGHPIFSWAMGLCAGITTMLANAAGPVMTVYLLSQKLEKKEHLGVFSRFFLFINLFKVPFSADLGIINPRSLMTNLVLLPGVVLGILLGWQILKRIPQKPFEWTLFVLTLVAAVWLIRG